GTATCAAATACATTTTCCCACCTTGCTGTGGCTGTTATCTTAAAGAACATTAAGTATTTAGCAAGAAGGGTGACTGACCTCTTTGTGCTTCCCTTAATGAGGACATCACCACTGTAGCCCACTCCCGGGCCTCCTGCTCACAGCGGAAGTTGAAGCTGATGCGGTCATGTGGGGGTGCTGCCAAACTCAGCTCGTGGCACTTTGGTGACTTCACCTCATAGTTTACCGTCCTTAAATCAAATTCAGCGATGGTCtggaaaaagaggaagaggtaGGACAAATTAGGGAAGGATAAATGAATCAGTGGTTACGTTATGCCGATAGGCCAACTATGTGCGTCATGGCATGTGTGCACTTGGTATGGTGAAACGTAATTTTAACATTCTATTATACTGTaaacttaaatatattataggTGCACTGTTACGGTATGTAAGTAGGAAAATGCAATTTATGAATAACAATGAAGGCTTTACATGGGACATTCCCAAGCTGCTGAATTGGACTTCATTATACtgagaggtgtttctaatattctcCTACCAAATTTGTGATGAGAGTAGAGTAAATATTGGAAACACTTTTGAGTGTAATGTGATGCAATTCAGCAGCACTACAAATGACAGCCTCCAAACCATACCATAGAGTTTTATCTAAAACTaattcaacaaaaacaacaattattAACTTCACGACTGTAGGATCTATTGCAGAACTTGCTTACATCAATTGTAGCTGGGTGTACCTATACATTGGGACTGAGTGTAGCTATAATAACACTTTCCTGACAAGAAATACAGGCTCTGTATGTAAGTTAAAGAAGCGACCAATATTCAAAGACCAGTAGATGTCAGACTTTCTTTGCATCTTTTGGTCAGACCACCAGGGTTTAGCTGTACACTAGCATTCTCAGACTCCTCAAAGGGATGGCTGCTTGCTAACACAGTGGGCTGAACTCTTGTCCTCTCTGCCAGTGATTTCTAACCTAAGGCATCAAAAGCTAAATCTGAGGGGTCTCTATAGATGATTAATAGGATAAGGAAGAAAAAACAGGTATGCTACAACACAGTGTACAGTGTATAGTATCTTCTGTTTTATCTGTGTAATACTGGAAAGGTTTACCTCTTCAGGCCTGTAGAAAATATGGTCATTTACAACCCGTAACACTGGTATTACTGGGGTCCAAGCAGTGCTGAATTACCAACTGGGCAAAGTTGCTCCATGGTCCCTGACATTCACAGGGACCAAAGGTTCCAGATTCACAGTAGTCTGGCAATGATTTTGAGTTTATTGCATGCTACTTTGATAAATTGTACCAAAACATGTTTATCCTGTCTTGAGGCCCTGACTAGTAGAAGGAAATGAATACCATTAATGTTTCAGTTGTTATTATGCTAACATGTTGCATATTCCTAAATAAACGTGCTGAAACAAATTACCACAATAATCTGGCCCTGGTGGTAACAAGCGAGTAGCCTTTGGAAACCACTGCCCTAGGTGGTCCCTGTGAGTTAGGTGAAATTAAgttttatttcactttatttccaCACACCAAGTATGGAGTCATATCTAGCATAATGTAGTCTTCCTCTGgacatatttttaataaattggGTAATTGCCACTCACACCACACACGTATCATAACAAGCCCAACACTACCGCCGCCTTGCTGCTGTGAACTCACCACACTCCGTCCAGTCTCGCAGCTGTCCTGGAGCGACAGCCGGAATTCCCCGGATTTCCCCGGGTCCATACTGAGCTGCAGGCGGATTGACTCATCACCTGCTCCGGGAAGACACAGCGGCCGAATACCAGAATGGCATACCGACACCCGAACCGACATAAGGACGGTTTGGCAGCCAAGTTGTGACTGCGAGGCCCCATAGTGACTGGGGAGGGCGGCGGACTGGTCCGGTGGGTAGCCAGGGCTGTGAGTCCAACCGCCTGAACTCAGCGACATTCTGCCAACAGACTCATGTAGAAAACAGACTCACGGAGTCCGGTGGTTTGTTTACTTCCTGTTGTTACCTGTCCTTGGTTTGAGTATCCTTTCACGATATTTCTTACATTGTACCTCGTCGCTGGGTATTTTAATAGCAACACTAACAACAGGAAGCACGCACGGTAGAGTCTGTCAAATGTTTCGGGAGACTTCCAAAAAGTGTAACGTTACCCAGCTGCTCCGGCTAGAGGTTTCACTTCTCTCTTCTTCCGCTTTGCTATAGCATCGTTTCAggcagtgtttgtgtttttgctgcGAAGCACTAACCGTATTCTTCTGGTTATCTGATACCTTTCTAACATCAAGCTAACTGACAATAGTTTGACACTGGTAACGCTGAGTATGTTGTTGATCCGTATGCTTATACTTTGTATGCGCATGCGTTGCTTGTAGGCTGACGTATCTGTTATAATATTCATGAAGGTTGTCTTGTTCTCCTCCTTTTTTTAGATTAAAGGGCAGCTGGCATCCTTAGTGGTACATTACTGCCATCTACCGGAGGCAGTTAACTCCTACAGTATTCGGTTCTCCTCGGCAAGCTGACAGAGTATGAGCAGCAATACCCCCACTCTATTTAGAATGTAATGTCTTCCCCTTATCTCCTGGTGTCAGTGTTGTTGCCACGCTTTATTGATTTTCTTCTATAGCCTACAATGCCTTTCCCCTCTGATTTATATGtctatgttttcttttttttaatagctcGTTCGGCTAGTTTGTCTGCTCTATCATTACCCAGAATGCCCATTTGACCCAAGTGAATGTGACTTCAGTCAGTGTCTTTTATTGTTGAATGTTCGATCATTTCGAATAGTATGACGGATGGCAGACTTTTTGTTTTGacaattcttatttttattttagacaaGTATGCCATGTGTTATCAATGCCGTGCAGTAGAAGCTATTTGGTATTCTACACGTGTGTGCACATATTTTACCACAAAGGGGCAGCAAATCATCCCATATAAAATATTATATGTCCTCCCCTTTCtttttcataataaaatcattagTCATTTTAATCCAGTAGTAGTATACTTAAGGCATATATGTTTACctaaaatgataaaatatttGCTAAGTAACATTTTGAGACTCAAGACTTTTACTTTAACTTGTATAACTCTAGTACCAATATTTAACCATCACAAAACAGAATGCTTTCTTTGCTGTGTTCAGTTATTTAATTAAGATAACATGCCCGATAAGGTTATTTACCACTAACAACAAACATGTCCTTCTTCACAACAGCAGCTTAATGCACTATTTTTACAGGACCTATGTGCAAGGTAAAATATTACTTTCATTTTGGATTACAAGGTCTCACACACGGTTTCAGTTTTCACAAAGTTATCTGTGATACAAACCTACGATATATTAGGGTAATTCTATCATCATTAACAATCTTTAACATAGCGTAGGTCTTTTCACAAGCAGATCATTTGACATTCTATTCAGGCGTCCAATCATAGACCAACAGGAACTGACTTCTTCCCAATTGAAGTCTTTTTCAGAAAGAGGGTCAACCAAACATGGTCAATGAATGTCCCGGCCCACACACTCTGTGGGTCATGAATTACAAGGCAATGAACAAAATATACTGTAGCACGTAAGGGGAATGATTTAGACCACAAAGCTTGGCCGGTTCAAGCTGTTAATCATTCGGCAAGCAGGGTTTTCTCAATCAATACTGCATTCCTCAGAATCCTCATGTCCAACAATATCATGGAAAGATCCTTGTTAATCATTATAGTTTTTATGAATGAATTCTATAAATGGAATATCTTTTCTCAGTTGCTCATATGGATACATAGGTCAGGATCCCTCGGAAATGTTATTCACAAAGTGTAATGACGTGAAAGTGCCAGACACCTCATACTGTGAGTCGACCGGTGGTCCTTTTCcctacattcacaaaaacacagataacaCAGGCGAGATGAAGCCATTCAATCAGGTGCTGATGAGACCGTGATGTCATAGTGTTACATGTCAGACGCGGCACTATAATACAAAAGAACACATCTTGAATTGggaaaatgtggaaaaagtgaaCCTAAGCGGTGtatttttcaattaaatatGGGGATTTAGTGAGTTTAGAGCAGTGATGATTCAAGGACCATATGCATAAAAATAGGTTTAGAATGACTCTAAATCTATAATAAAAATCGATTATATCTATTCATAAACAAGACCACATTTTAACCACAAAGCAAGGACGACCAAACCTTTCACACCTGCCTGTGACTGGGCATCAAAAAGAGGCAACGAACCATTCACAGTTTTCAAATAAAAGCTTCCTATCATAAATTTACATTAGCTTCATTAGCTGAGGATTCTTCCATGTTGTGATGTTATTACACATCCGCAGGTATTTTTCTTCTCATTATTGCAGCCATATACTCTCCCATAGGCAGGGCTTGTATCTGCACCATACACCATCATGACAGAGTACTGGCTGCCCTAATGCGTGGTGGAGAACCAAAGTGCTGCCCGAAGGTGTACGTGCACATACTCACATGGTAACACACATGCACCCTTTTACATCACATGCTACGCAGGACGTTGATATCATCCCAATTTTCTTTAATACAGTTTTAGATGATTATATTGTACATGGGAAACGTTTATTTCAACGGGATCATAATGATTCTACCAGTTAAAATACCATATAAGGAAACTGACATCAGAAAGTGATGTCAGAAGTGTCATATTTTGTGATCTAACCTTTGAATTCttcaaaatgtacagtacaaatgTTCACATTTATACACTATGCACATTGTGACTATTCTGATCAAAAGGCAAATGTACCTAGCtgctatttattttcattatagattaatatgttaattattttcttgatttatCAATTTGTCaacaaaacagtgaaaaaaaatctgtgatgtCTTCAGACACGACAACTCCAAAACTCATATTCAATTTACTATCATataagaaaatgaaaagcattacattttcacatttgagaagttgCGAATGTTTTGCATGAAAAAAAGATTGAAATGACTTTTGCTTTTCTGTCGATTGACCAATTGATTCACTGACAACTTTAGCTCTACATCTAGTTCAGAATCCATTGACTTGGCTTTGCAAATAAGCATGTATCCCTTCAATAAGTTCCAAACGGAAAgaatgaattacaatatgcaACTTTAAAGGGGAACACCACCTAAATTAAGAATTCCAATATGTGATTTCCATGGCTGAAGAAAGGTCAATCAAATTGTGAACATGAACTACTCTCTCTCAAAGCCAGCAACCAGAGAAGTAAGTCTCAAACTTTTGATGTCATCAAGTATAAAGTCTGGAGTTGCTCCAAAGACAATGAATGCAGGACTGATTTTATGGACCCACagcatgtttgttttatacACAAATGAGCTTTATTCTAATGTAGGGTTCTcagttctgaaacagaaactgtACCTATatagacccaatcacaatgtttgtttacaataacttctAGGTAGAAAAGTCCTGTGTCCGGTACATACAACTTAACAGCGCTGAGCAAACGGGGATGAGGAACAAAATGATATACTCTCATctcattcatctaaaatgcatgtttgatgctttcatatttCAACAATTTCATTAACATTAGGTTGGAGACCTAATTTGcctgttgggccacagactgaagaaatgacaccacccaaactaGCAGTTAGGCAGACTGGCGGTGAGATGTTGCTGTTCGTAACactagatttggtttatcaaagacgctagcaaagcaacatAGTACACAAAATAAGCACAGCCGAAACGTCAAATAAGTTGAACCACTGtgtttaactatatatatatatatatatatatatatatatatatatatatatatatatatatatatatatatatatatatatatatatatatatatatacgtaacAGTTATGGctaaaaatgacaacagaaataaacaagtttgccGATTTCACATATCTCTGCAATTCATATCAACTGCCATTTGTCTACCTGGAAGTGATTTTTGTGTTAGCGTGACGTCACAGTGATTCAGTCTATACTCAGAACATTACCCTGGGAGCTCTCCGTAACATTTCTCTCAATTTATTGTCTATGGAGCAGTTCCACACTTTCGTTGTGGCACTCTGGTTTTTTATGTTTACTAATAATTTTGAACCGTCTTAGACTATTAGGAATAACATGTATGACTTTTGAAAATGGGCGTAGATCCCCTTGAAGGTTACATTTTCAGCAGCATTGTCACAGTATCGTGACCTTTACAGACATTGTTTTTTCGAGGAGACCTTACACCTGAGAACATTTGACCTTTCACTTGTTATTCATCACTGTCACCTCTCAGCACATACTGGTGGCAAGTGCGTGGCATACAGTAGAATGAATTCACACGCACCTACAGTATAGTTAAAGCTTTCACTCCTTCCTGAATCACTTTGaaatactattattattattcaaactTAAGATCTAATCTGGTATTTAACTACCAGACATTGTTTTTATATCTTAACAGAGTGACAGAGGCAGTGGGCTGCTTGCATTCATGATCTTTGTAGTGGATTATTATTAAGAAAGTTCCAAAAGCTTAGTTTCCGGTGACATGACCGTCTGCTCAACAATAGCTGATTGTGTCCTGCCTTGTCCCCTGTAATCAAACTGATCGATGAAAGGCTCATCAAAAAACGCCCACCACAGATCCCAGTCAGTCTGACAGACCTACTTGAGGCGGTGGGTCTCCCCATGTTCACTAATTTAAAGTTGTCCCTGTGTCATTGACTTCCTGATGGACTGCTATGCTGCGTGACAGACATCAGAAAAACTCCAAAACCAAAGCTCCTTTCTCAAAGAGAGGAGGGGGTTTAAAGAGTGGGAGGAGGGGATGAGAAGGGATGGGGGGGATGCATCCTGTTGTCTGGGATCACTGTGTGTGACTGACGTTCTTGATTCATCATTCCACAACCACATGAGCAGCATGCATATATAAGCTGGAGCACACCTGCTCCACAATAACGACTTCAGACCTCCGCCAACTGACCTCAGCCTATTACCAAAGTCCAGGGTAAGGAGCTGCTGTTTGGGGTTCAGattgtatatttcttttttttctttttcctttttttttttttttacagattcaCTGTATTAAATGCAAAAGAAGGAGGACACCACAGGTTATGTGTTTAACCAATTATTTTAAGAGGGTTCCTCCTGGTGAATTTGTGTTAACTATTTTAACACTTTGCTTTAACAATTGTGCTACATTACTAACGGGGTGAATACTTATGATATTGAGACTACAGTTTGTAATGGTTACCATCGTGTATTTTTGAATCCTAGTAAAttcagttatatatatatatatatatatatatatatatatatatatatcatcataATATCACATATGAGCTTTTTGGTGCTAACTGCTTAGTAATGGAATTTAAATGACTTAATCCTATTTCAtggtgtttttaaatcttttataAATAATCTCGTATCATGTTCCTATCTGAAAGTGCAGTTCTATAATACTGAAAGTAATTTTAATGATCTTACCTAACTTTAAGATATGTTTTATGTCTAATTGTATGAGTTGCAGCATTCTTTGGCTCTTTTTTCACAAGTCTTTCTGTTTTCAGTGTCCTTCCTTAAACGGTGGTTGATAGGCTACTTTACTGACCAGCGTCCCTCCGTCCTCTCTAGTGCCTTGAGCGAGTCCACAGCATGCTGCCCGGGAGAGCGGCTGGTGTCCGGCACTGCGTCCTGACGAGCCgctgtctgtctgcagctctggcgctcctcctcctcctctccttcagcTTCAGCAGCGCTCACAGCACCACGGTGGAGCACGACTTCCACATTGTTCACAATGTCGACAACAGAAGTAAGACTTggttttattcttctttttatataggcctatatatatatatatgtatataatatacgTTTTAGCATACAGAATGTTTATGGGCTGTTCCTGGCTCCTAGTGGTGAGTTCAGTGACCTTCTTCTACTTTCTAGATAGAAGATACCTGAACAATatccttcttcttttcttctgtttACTATTATACTTATTATACTTCTAGAAATTAAGTATTTTTGAAAAACCTCTCAGAGTCACATTTACTGCATTTAAGTATTAgctgtttgttttaaaagagAGATGCTCAACATGAGGAATATCATCATCCACTTATTTGTCCTTGACTAGTTCACCATATAATCTACTAAAGTGTATTAGTTTGTGATACAATACAAAAGCAGCTCGGTTATTGCTGTATTCATTGGCACAATATAGCCTGGtggtttcatttaaatgtaaaatatatttgaatatgaTTTGCTTTAGATCGCAGTTGAAGAAATGTTTTATTACTATACTATTTTCTGTACACTCCTGTACCGTATCACATGCTTATATCACAATGACTTGAAATTCATTTATCCATATAGTTCCTGAACGCATCAAATCAGCTAGGAAAATcagtgtacagtatgtcgaCAAGAGTATTATAAAGTAGTAGGCTAGTAGTATAAAAAAGATTGTATGTACCAatcttttaggtttttttagGACTAAAAATGGAGTcattgaaataaaagcatgataaAGTCACAATTTTCTGGGAGTAATGTTTTGAACATAATAATCACAGTATTTCGGTATTAGTCGTTTCCAGCATCGAAAGAAACTTTCAGTGCTTGCCAACGTTTCCCCAAAAGTGAATTCTGTTCTCAAATGAGCTGTTAATATTGTACACATAATTAACCCTGTCTGCCATTGATGTACTTGTGTGGTGTACAGGTCCAGAGATAGACCCATTCTGGTACGTGGGGCGTGGGGTGAGACCCATCGGGCGCTTCGGGAAGAGGGACAGCAGCTTGGAGACTCTGGGCAGCGGACGGATGCAGCCTGTCCTCAGGACGTTAGGGCTGCTGCTCAGCAGCCTCAGAAACAAGGAGAACATGGGGGAAATGCTGGATGGGGAAGACAGGGATTGGTTACCGTGACAGCGAGTCCTCCTCCCTTCATCTGCAAACTTAGggtcttgtttttcttttctttttttaatcttgatTGAAGTTACATACTCTTTTGCTCCAGCTCTTAACTGTATTTATCTCTGGTGTCTGCTATGAGGCCTTGGTTGATAGGATCCTTGATATCTGTACAGAAACATGCGTTCTATATTGATTAATAAACCAGAATGTTGTgattatatatgtgtttgtcAACAAACATTTTTGTTCAAAAGAGAAAGCTTTTAAGTTTGCAAATTTTATTCATTTCATAATACATTGTACATTGAGTACTGTGGCACATAGAGAATCTGTATTTTTTGCTTGTTAATATTTTCCCCAACATGTCATATGGATCGCAACAAACGATTGCACATAAAAGTGAATGGCCCTCCTGTGGAGCTGTGCACAGTGAACCTCATCGTAGTCATTCACACTGGATTTAAACAGGAACAAAAGTGAGATCTGCTTTTAGCTCTGTGTGAATCTCATCATTTCGGAGTGGACACAGTTTCCGTAAATTAGACGTCCTGTGTGAATCCAGCCGACAAGTCATGACAATTATACACTGTCTCTTGCACACAACACTGAAAGATTCGTCAACTATGATTGGGCAATACACATATTATTCTATATCATATCCATCTTttcacacatatacatatattaataaattCTGTGatgagatatttttttttacattagaaAAATACAGGACACTAATGATTGGACCCTTGTGGCTGTGCTTTTCATGGGAAATTTTACATCAATTTTGATAAAACCAGAAACATGCTTTTATACATCGACACCTCGGGAGAACAAGATTGACAAAAGTACAGGATCAATGTGCAAAATCCGAGATGTGAAAGGCTGGGATGAAAAGGTCACTAATAGAAGGGGCTGAGCATTCATACTGAAGATTATCACACCTTTTAGTTCAAGCAGTCCATCAGAAAATCCAACTCTGCTCTTGAGCTGTATAGTCAGAGCAAACACTTTGGCAACCGTATGCATGGCTAACTGAGATTCTGACTAATGTAAGTGGTCACAGAGTGAAGAAAATTAACCCAAAATGAAAGGCAGTATTCTCAAATCTAGTGTTTAAGGAGTACAAATACAGTATGAATCGTACTATAGCCACTCCAAAAAATGCCTCTTGTCACCCgtgtttttgtaacatttacCATTTTCATTACTGGCAGAATATCAAATGGTAAATGCAGGTATACACTGAAAGCACTTTGAATCACACATGAGAGAGTCTAATAGGACTGACTGAGGAGGGCTCCTTTGAGGAGAGAATAAAGCCTTTAATTTGCAATAGTACTTATTTCGGTGGTATTGCATAAAAACGTTCAGTAAGTACAAAAATAAATTGCTTGTAACAAAATCATGGTTTCATGGCATTTGTCATATAGCCCATCAGACTTCATTATGTAAAAATCTTTACAGGATTTTCTGAACGCAGCACGAAAGTTCGGACATAACCCAGCGAAGTGGAAA
The genomic region above belongs to Perca flavescens isolate YP-PL-M2 chromosome 22, PFLA_1.0, whole genome shotgun sequence and contains:
- the prlh2 gene encoding prolactin releasing hormone 2, which encodes MLPGRAAGVRHCVLTSRCLSAALALLLLLSFSFSSAHSTTVEHDFHIVHNVDNRSPEIDPFWYVGRGVRPIGRFGKRDSSLETLGSGRMQPVLRTLGLLLSSLRNKENMGEMLDGEDRDWLP